The proteins below come from a single Juglans regia cultivar Chandler chromosome 12, Walnut 2.0, whole genome shotgun sequence genomic window:
- the LOC109021916 gene encoding protein FAR1-RELATED SEQUENCE 5 isoform X1, whose translation MDPDEQASTVESSVGAELFYERDMILEPFEGMEFESEDAAKIFYDDYARRVGFVMRVMSCRRSERDGKILARRLGCNKEGHCVSIRGKFGPVRKPRPSTREGCKAMIHVKYDKSGKWVITKFVKDHNHPLVVSPREARQTMDEKDKRIQELTAELRNKKRLCATYQEQLNAFMKIVEEHSQQLSKKVQNVVENLKEFESIEQELLHHRI comes from the exons TGGATCCTGATGAGCAGGCCAGCACTGTGGAGAGTTCTGTTGGAGCAGAGTTGTTCTATGAAAGAGATATGATTCTAGAGCCATTTGAGGGTATGGAATTTGAATCCGAAGATGCTGCCAAAATATTCTATGATGACTATGCTCGTCGGGTAGGATTTGTCATGCGCGTGATGTCTTGTCGTCGCTCTGAAAGAGATGGGAAAATTCTTGCCCGCCGGCTTGGATGTAATAAGGAGGGCCATTGTGTTAGCATCCGCGGTAAGTTTGGGCCAGTTAGAAAGCCAAGGCCAAGCACAAGGGAAGGTTGCAAGGCAATGATTCATGTAAAGTATGATAAGTCTGGAAAATGGGTGATAACTAAATTTGTAAAGGACCATAATCACCCACTTGTTGTGTCCCCACGTGAAGCTCGTCAAACGATG GATGAAAAGGACAAAAGAATCCAGGAATTAACTGCTGAGCTGCGGAATAAGAAACGGTTATGTGCAACGTACCAAGAACAGTTAAATGCATTCATGAAAATTGTTGAAGAGCACAGTCAACAGTTATCGAAGAAAGTACAAAATGTAGTTGAAAACCTTAAAGAATTTGAGTCGATAGAACAGGAGCTTCTACACCATAGAATATAG
- the LOC109021916 gene encoding protein FAR1-RELATED SEQUENCE 5 isoform X2, which produces MILEPFEGMEFESEDAAKIFYDDYARRVGFVMRVMSCRRSERDGKILARRLGCNKEGHCVSIRGKFGPVRKPRPSTREGCKAMIHVKYDKSGKWVITKFVKDHNHPLVVSPREARQTMDEKDKRIQELTAELRNKKRLCATYQEQLNAFMKIVEEHSQQLSKKVQNVVENLKEFESIEQELLHHRI; this is translated from the exons ATGATTCTAGAGCCATTTGAGGGTATGGAATTTGAATCCGAAGATGCTGCCAAAATATTCTATGATGACTATGCTCGTCGGGTAGGATTTGTCATGCGCGTGATGTCTTGTCGTCGCTCTGAAAGAGATGGGAAAATTCTTGCCCGCCGGCTTGGATGTAATAAGGAGGGCCATTGTGTTAGCATCCGCGGTAAGTTTGGGCCAGTTAGAAAGCCAAGGCCAAGCACAAGGGAAGGTTGCAAGGCAATGATTCATGTAAAGTATGATAAGTCTGGAAAATGGGTGATAACTAAATTTGTAAAGGACCATAATCACCCACTTGTTGTGTCCCCACGTGAAGCTCGTCAAACGATG GATGAAAAGGACAAAAGAATCCAGGAATTAACTGCTGAGCTGCGGAATAAGAAACGGTTATGTGCAACGTACCAAGAACAGTTAAATGCATTCATGAAAATTGTTGAAGAGCACAGTCAACAGTTATCGAAGAAAGTACAAAATGTAGTTGAAAACCTTAAAGAATTTGAGTCGATAGAACAGGAGCTTCTACACCATAGAATATAG
- the LOC108996143 gene encoding protein FAR1-RELATED SEQUENCE 5-like, with translation MTLNDSSVSTRKIMLVLSKELGGDFNVGCIGKDVENYLGNKRRKVFEEGNAQMLYSYFLERQLTKSGFVYSMQVDKDGCMGSCFWADARSRAAYQYFGDVTFDATYLTNIYKMLFVPFSGVNHHHQTIMFGCALLVNETAESYTWLLRTWQEAMLGKAPSTITTNDDKAMTKAIVENMQFKLFRINASHCFLLLESTPVEKMFPTTSKLV, from the exons ATGACTTTGAATGACTCTAGTGTATCAACAAGAAAGATTATGTTAGTGTTGAGTAAAGAATTAGGGGGTGACTTCAATGTTGGCTGTATTGGCAAggatgttgaaaattatttgggaaacaaaaggagaaaagtaTTTGAAGAGGGGAATGCACAAATGTTATATTCTTACTTTCTTGAGCGACAACTCACAAAATCTGGGTTTGTGTACTCCATGCAAGTTGATAAGGATGGATGTATGGGAAGTTGTTTTTGGGCTGATGCGCGGTCAAGAGCTGCATACCAGTATTTTGGAGATGTTACATTTGATGCCACGTACCTGaccaatatttataagatgcTATTTGTGCCATTTTCTGGAGTTAACCATCATCATCAGACCATAATGTTTGGTTGTGCCTTGTTAGTTAATGAAACAGCAGAATCATATACATGGTTATTGAGAACATGGCAAGAGGCAATGCTTGGTAAAGCCCCTTCAACTATAACTACCAATGATGACAAGGCTATGACGAAGGCCATTGTAGAG AATATGCAATTTAAGCTTTTTAGAATCAATGCTTCTCATTGTTTCTTGTTGTTGGAGTCTACTCCGGTTGAGAAGATGTTTCCTACAACTAGTAAGCTTGTTTGA